The Sebaldella sp. S0638 genome includes a window with the following:
- a CDS encoding pyridoxamine 5'-phosphate oxidase family protein: protein MIIDYQKLEQETLEILEKNRTWILSTSFIDKITSRSMSVINIGMDIYFQTNKKYTKYIQMTKNPNVALCTGNTSIEGTAREIGSWADEKNNNIMEAYKAKHLSSYNRYGNLDGQVVFKITPKKVSYWKYPSDDSEPYREILHIERKMAERIEF, encoded by the coding sequence ATGATTATTGATTATCAGAAGCTTGAACAGGAAACACTGGAAATACTGGAAAAAAACAGAACATGGATTCTTTCTACTTCATTTATTGATAAAATAACTTCGAGAAGTATGAGTGTTATAAATATAGGTATGGATATCTATTTTCAGACTAATAAAAAGTATACCAAGTATATCCAAATGACAAAAAATCCCAATGTTGCACTATGTACAGGCAATACTTCCATTGAAGGCACTGCCAGAGAGATCGGCAGCTGGGCAGACGAAAAAAATAATAATATTATGGAAGCTTACAAAGCTAAACATCTTTCATCATATAACAGATACGGAAATTTAGACGGACAGGTTGTCTTTAAGATTACTCCTAAAAAAGTTTCATATTGGAAATATCCATCTGATGATAGTGAGCCATACAGGGAAATATTGCATATAGAGAGAAAAATGGCTGAAAGAATTGAATTTTAA
- a CDS encoding lipopolysaccharide assembly protein LapB, protein MFKKIKDLFAKEEKPVQKEQYDVPAPVETVTLISPNGLKNEITKDEWVEKFLKPSLEKNWNNFENLYKIILDAFHNNVINEVKEACFRLYNNDPIRERGTNILGVFYGQNKMYDSAVKVYEKYIETEKESPLIYSNYALMLDEMGEKDRANNYYKESLKLDPNISNVLSILLEKAQVEKENKKYVEIFEEISELPNSWRAKLYLGSIKLKERNVPKANALFTRALEESAQNDEAVSFVSGAYVKEEYYDEIKKIVLPVFNPETHGPYATMNILQMFYKTHDYINGLNLLKYISAFKWENFGDSFIKYENLLNDVRLEIENRKDLKLKNRSFLIKSPIWYYNLKMPNWYFRNKKKQPPSILILPLANLMDDQKDDSPEEKLLLGIPLYINEVLMMNTGIDNHMVINYTDQDLIIFNDHITIEYIKKIKELNNMLDYIMYGEIISKSGNKNGKSYNIKMYLADCQTFEKYELFSGEVNRENLNEVISRTFVNLNAYFNRFIRIPDIKKDDMEYLLSQGEKFRISLNLNDTNHFIPWTFERLFYNQFNLIMNNPTNISYKFDLVSILYNIAKFQPQLLKKVEELVYLLINRKVFSDPAAFKILPVILNIYRDDENYRQIMDALTEEPAEYIDWLNSFIDYTGTF, encoded by the coding sequence GAAATTACAAAAGATGAATGGGTAGAGAAATTTTTGAAACCTTCATTAGAAAAAAACTGGAATAATTTTGAAAATTTATATAAGATAATTTTGGACGCATTTCATAATAATGTAATAAATGAAGTAAAAGAAGCTTGTTTCAGATTATATAACAATGATCCTATAAGAGAAAGAGGAACTAATATACTCGGGGTTTTCTACGGACAGAACAAGATGTATGACAGTGCTGTAAAAGTATATGAGAAATATATCGAAACTGAAAAAGAATCACCGTTAATATATTCCAATTATGCACTTATGCTTGATGAAATGGGAGAAAAAGACAGAGCGAATAATTATTACAAGGAATCATTGAAACTGGATCCGAATATATCAAATGTATTGTCAATTTTACTGGAAAAGGCCCAGGTTGAAAAAGAAAATAAAAAATATGTAGAAATATTCGAAGAAATCTCAGAACTGCCTAACAGCTGGAGAGCAAAACTTTATCTGGGAAGTATAAAACTGAAAGAACGTAATGTACCAAAGGCAAATGCCTTATTTACAAGAGCTTTGGAAGAATCAGCCCAGAATGATGAAGCAGTGTCATTCGTTTCCGGTGCTTATGTGAAAGAGGAATATTATGATGAAATAAAGAAAATAGTCCTTCCGGTATTTAATCCTGAAACACACGGTCCTTATGCTACAATGAACATATTACAGATGTTCTATAAAACACATGACTATATAAACGGATTAAATCTGCTGAAATATATAAGTGCTTTCAAATGGGAGAACTTCGGGGATAGTTTCATAAAATACGAAAATCTGCTGAATGACGTAAGACTTGAAATAGAAAATAGAAAAGATCTGAAGCTAAAAAACAGATCATTCCTGATAAAATCACCAATATGGTATTATAATCTGAAAATGCCGAACTGGTATTTCAGAAACAAAAAGAAACAGCCGCCGAGTATTTTGATCCTTCCGCTGGCTAATCTGATGGATGATCAGAAAGATGACAGTCCTGAAGAAAAACTGCTGCTTGGTATACCGCTTTACATAAATGAAGTGTTGATGATGAATACAGGTATTGATAATCATATGGTAATTAATTATACTGATCAGGATCTGATTATATTCAATGATCATATAACTATAGAATATATCAAAAAAATAAAAGAACTAAATAATATGCTTGATTATATAATGTATGGTGAAATAATTTCCAAAAGCGGTAATAAAAACGGAAAATCATACAATATAAAGATGTATCTCGCTGACTGCCAGACTTTTGAAAAATATGAGTTATTCTCAGGAGAAGTAAACAGAGAAAACTTAAATGAAGTAATAAGCAGAACATTTGTTAATCTAAATGCTTATTTTAACAGATTCATCAGAATTCCGGATATTAAAAAAGATGATATGGAATATCTGTTATCTCAGGGAGAAAAATTCAGAATCTCTCTAAATCTTAATGATACAAATCATTTTATACCATGGACATTCGAAAGATTATTCTATAATCAGTTTAATCTTATAATGAATAATCCGACAAATATAAGCTATAAATTTGACTTAGTATCAATATTATACAACATAGCAAAGTTCCAGCCTCAGCTTTTGAAAAAAGTAGAGGAACTGGTGTATCTTCTGATTAACAGAAAGGTATTCTCTGATCCTGCAGCATTTAAAATACTTCCTGTAATTTTGAATATTTACAGGGATGATGAAAACTACAGACAGATCATGGATGCACTGACAGAAGAGCCGGCAGAATATATAGACTGGCTAAACAGCTTTATTGATTATACAGGAACATTTTAA
- a CDS encoding VOC family protein: MLAIDHIQIVVKDMSIAEPFYDKLMTVLGFDIEKKVSAIIEEHDLYVVEYLHPLYDFGICSPRTAFADNTIHRRKPGSLHHLAFRAKSRTEVDEMYLKIKDIGAEIVYAPKIFPEDGENYYALFFKDLEGIKYEIVYNGV, encoded by the coding sequence ATGTTAGCAATTGATCACATTCAGATAGTAGTGAAGGATATGAGTATTGCGGAACCTTTTTACGATAAATTAATGACTGTTTTGGGTTTTGATATTGAAAAGAAAGTTAGTGCAATAATAGAAGAACATGATCTTTATGTTGTAGAATACCTCCATCCGCTGTATGATTTTGGTATATGTTCTCCGAGAACAGCATTTGCGGACAATACAATACACCGGAGAAAGCCGGGTTCTTTACATCATCTTGCTTTTAGGGCAAAATCCCGTACAGAAGTTGATGAAATGTATTTGAAGATCAAGGATATCGGAGCTGAAATTGTTTATGCACCGAAAATTTTTCCTGAAGACGGGGAAAATTACTATGCTCTTTTCTTCAAGGATTTGGAAGGAATAAAGTATGAGATAGTTTATAACGGAGTATAG
- a CDS encoding membrane lipoprotein lipid attachment site-containing protein has protein sequence MKKIILITSLLAVLTSCSSVSTDKTNQADYNRGYNKNCSYQYGEGQVNNANCSADTF, from the coding sequence ATGAAAAAGATAATCTTAATTACTTCTTTATTAGCTGTTTTGACATCATGCAGCTCTGTATCTACCGATAAAACTAATCAGGCTGACTATAACAGAGGGTATAACAAGAACTGTAGTTATCAATACGGTGAAGGTCAGGTTAATAACGCTAACTGTAGTGCTGATACATTCTAA
- a CDS encoding pyridoxal phosphate-dependent aminotransferase, whose translation MKFSQRILSMQYSPIRKLVPYADEAIKSGVKVYQLHIGQPDVQTPDSFFEGLHNYKEKIIKYANSRGINELLESFSKSYHKMGINLDPQDMLITHGGSEALMFTLASICNPGEEVLVPEPYYSNYESFLRSADAKLVPIETKLENNYHLPPKEEIEKLITPRTKAIMFSNPSNPTGTVLTMKEMDMIVEIAQKHDLFIISDEVYRQFIYDDIEYKSFLTMKDVEDRVILIDSISKHYSACGARIGVIASKNKEFINLALKLCQARLSVSTIEQFASANLINTIDTYLSEVKLEYKVRRDLLYNHLKEIEGVTCYKPDSAFYIFAELPVDNIEDFVIWLLTEFRYENQTLMFAPGPGFYSTPNKGLKEGRFSFCTHNLTEIENGMKILKEALKVYKK comes from the coding sequence ATGAAGTTTTCGCAAAGAATATTAAGTATGCAGTACTCTCCGATAAGAAAACTGGTTCCTTATGCAGATGAAGCTATAAAAAGCGGCGTGAAAGTATATCAGCTGCATATAGGACAGCCGGATGTCCAGACTCCGGATTCCTTTTTCGAAGGACTACATAATTATAAAGAAAAAATAATAAAATATGCTAATTCCAGAGGTATAAACGAGTTACTGGAAAGTTTTTCAAAATCTTATCATAAAATGGGGATAAATCTGGACCCTCAGGATATGCTTATCACTCACGGGGGAAGCGAAGCGCTGATGTTTACACTGGCCAGTATCTGTAATCCCGGAGAGGAAGTATTAGTCCCAGAGCCATATTACTCTAATTATGAAAGTTTTTTAAGATCTGCAGATGCAAAGCTGGTTCCTATAGAAACTAAACTTGAAAATAATTATCATCTTCCTCCGAAAGAGGAAATAGAAAAGCTGATAACTCCGAGAACAAAGGCTATAATGTTTTCTAATCCGAGTAATCCTACAGGAACTGTACTTACTATGAAAGAAATGGATATGATAGTAGAGATAGCTCAAAAACATGACCTGTTTATAATATCAGATGAAGTTTACAGACAGTTTATATATGATGATATAGAGTATAAGTCGTTCTTAACAATGAAAGATGTAGAAGACAGAGTAATATTAATAGACAGTATTTCAAAGCACTATAGCGCATGCGGTGCAAGAATCGGTGTCATAGCATCTAAGAATAAAGAATTTATCAATCTGGCACTGAAATTATGCCAGGCAAGGCTTTCTGTATCCACTATAGAACAATTTGCGAGTGCGAATCTGATAAATACAATAGATACTTATCTAAGTGAGGTAAAGCTTGAGTATAAAGTAAGAAGAGACCTTTTATATAATCATTTAAAAGAGATAGAAGGAGTAACATGTTATAAGCCTGACAGTGCATTTTATATATTTGCGGAACTTCCTGTAGATAATATAGAAGACTTCGTAATATGGCTGCTGACAGAATTCAGATATGAAAATCAGACATTGATGTTTGCACCGGGACCTGGATTTTACTCAACACCTAATAAAGGATTAAAAGAAGGAAGATTTTCATTCTGTACACATAATCTGACTGAAATAGAGAATGGAATGAAGATATTGAAAGAAGCATTAAAAGTATACAAGAAATAA
- a CDS encoding DM13 domain-containing protein, giving the protein MKKILLLLGILFISVIGFSENLKGSFVPKIHQINGDITVDTNAKEIVINNFTYDGKGKDVYIILSKGGDFKDMKVISKELKKAYVNEELKLKVNNLSKLVDQGYTTVSVYTKKYKSSFGDATLAE; this is encoded by the coding sequence ATGAAAAAGATCTTATTATTACTAGGAATTTTATTTATTTCCGTAATAGGATTTTCAGAAAATTTAAAAGGAAGTTTTGTACCTAAAATTCATCAGATAAATGGGGACATAACAGTAGATACTAACGCTAAAGAAATAGTTATAAATAATTTTACATATGACGGAAAAGGAAAAGATGTGTATATTATTTTAAGCAAAGGCGGAGATTTTAAGGATATGAAAGTGATTTCCAAAGAGCTTAAGAAAGCTTATGTAAATGAAGAATTAAAACTAAAAGTAAATAATCTGTCTAAATTAGTAGATCAAGGTTACACAACAGTATCGGTATATACTAAAAAATATAAATCGAGTTTTGGAGATGCTACTTTAGCTGAGTAA
- a CDS encoding N-acetylmuramoyl-L-alanine amidase translates to MKAALKRAILLLNILLILAGCTSVTEKGNRVINTKMGSERVDGITYTSKGQNFRQRFIILHYTVSDRERSIDLLANKDVSSHYLITDRENEPIYYLVDENKRAWHAGISSWGSFSNLNDNSIGIEIVNKGFVMKDGKMNFYQFPSWQIHKTAVLLLDLIKRYEIEPQNILGHSDIAPQRKQDPGPLFPWKELYRDYGIGMWYDDTVKEKYKNAFSEGVTPEDVQKELKKFGYGIVVTKEYDEQTKNVITAFQFHFIQYKYDGVMDAETYAVLKALNEKYKK, encoded by the coding sequence ATGAAAGCAGCGCTGAAAAGAGCAATACTGCTACTTAATATTTTACTGATATTAGCAGGGTGTACTTCTGTAACAGAAAAAGGAAACAGAGTAATAAATACTAAAATGGGAAGCGAACGTGTAGACGGAATAACTTATACATCAAAAGGGCAGAATTTCAGACAGAGATTTATAATATTACATTACACTGTTTCTGACAGGGAAAGATCTATTGATCTTTTAGCGAATAAGGATGTAAGCTCTCATTATCTGATAACAGACAGGGAAAATGAACCTATTTATTATCTGGTGGATGAAAATAAGAGGGCATGGCATGCAGGGATAAGCAGCTGGGGAAGTTTTTCAAATCTAAATGATAATTCCATTGGTATAGAGATAGTGAACAAAGGCTTTGTAATGAAAGACGGGAAAATGAATTTTTATCAGTTTCCGTCATGGCAGATACATAAAACGGCTGTTTTACTGCTGGATCTTATAAAAAGATACGAGATAGAGCCTCAGAATATATTAGGACATTCTGATATTGCACCACAGAGAAAACAAGATCCGGGGCCGCTTTTTCCATGGAAAGAACTGTACAGGGATTACGGCATTGGAATGTGGTATGATGATACAGTAAAAGAAAAGTATAAAAATGCTTTTAGTGAGGGTGTAACTCCCGAAGATGTACAAAAAGAACTGAAGAAATTCGGATATGGAATAGTGGTAACCAAAGAGTATGACGAACAGACAAAAAATGTAATAACAGCATTTCAGTTTCATTTTATACAGTATAAATATGACGGCGTTATGGATGCAGAGACATACGCGGTTTTAAAAGCACTTAATGAAAAATATAAAAAATAA
- a CDS encoding DKNYY domain-containing protein, whose amino-acid sequence MLVILLNSYFGYALGCVYRGYEVEKNDVYYINGNVKKKLPKADHKTFKIVRLSNYNLLARDKNFLYYQGEVVDGVNPNTYLIKKVIPSEEKNENGYICGSGVYEIIDGGKEYILKEK is encoded by the coding sequence ATGTTGGTAATATTATTAAATTCTTATTTCGGATATGCATTAGGCTGTGTATACAGGGGATATGAGGTCGAAAAAAACGATGTATACTATATAAATGGTAATGTGAAGAAAAAATTGCCAAAAGCAGATCATAAAACTTTCAAAATAGTGAGATTATCTAATTATAATCTGCTGGCAAGGGATAAGAATTTTCTTTATTACCAGGGAGAAGTCGTAGACGGAGTAAATCCTAATACATATCTGATAAAGAAGGTAATACCGTCAGAGGAAAAAAATGAAAATGGCTATATCTGCGGATCAGGAGTATATGAAATAATTGACGGCGGAAAAGAGTACATTTTAAAAGAAAAATAA
- a CDS encoding zinc ribbon domain-containing protein produces MIIVFGTRNLTKNYGVTNKIECPHCHNTEFWHYIKTGLWFTLFWIPVFPLGSSKHYLVCPVCNINMALNGSDREKYRKLAELNQKFTSGKISEEEYRELSNDIQE; encoded by the coding sequence ATGATAATTGTATTTGGAACAAGAAATCTCACTAAAAACTACGGAGTAACCAATAAAATAGAATGTCCGCATTGTCATAATACTGAATTTTGGCATTATATAAAAACAGGATTATGGTTTACTCTGTTTTGGATTCCTGTTTTTCCTTTAGGCAGCTCAAAACATTATCTCGTATGTCCTGTTTGTAATATTAATATGGCACTTAATGGTTCGGACAGAGAAAAATACAGAAAACTTGCAGAATTAAATCAAAAATTTACCAGCGGAAAGATTTCTGAAGAAGAATACAGAGAACTTTCAAATGATATTCAGGAGTAA
- a CDS encoding PH domain-containing protein, whose protein sequence is MKETIVARIRGLKESNPELFKDKVDFMLVEEEELLRTYQTSKEFIIVTTRRLIFVEVLGMSGKTQEYRTIGYSKINSFSVETAGTFDFESKLRLWIFDSGVFELEFAKNTDIKPLLRIIGRNSL, encoded by the coding sequence ATGAAAGAAACTATAGTTGCAAGAATAAGAGGTTTGAAAGAGAGCAATCCGGAGCTTTTTAAAGATAAAGTAGATTTTATGCTTGTGGAAGAGGAAGAACTTCTTAGAACTTACCAGACATCAAAAGAATTTATTATTGTTACTACAAGAAGATTAATTTTTGTGGAAGTTCTGGGAATGTCCGGGAAAACACAGGAATACAGAACAATAGGCTATTCCAAAATTAATTCATTTTCTGTGGAAACTGCGGGAACATTTGATTTTGAAAGCAAACTCAGATTATGGATTTTTGATTCCGGGGTATTTGAACTGGAATTCGCTAAAAATACAGATATAAAACCATTATTAAGAATAATAGGCCGTAACTCATTGTAA